A window of the Melospiza melodia melodia isolate bMelMel2 chromosome 25, bMelMel2.pri, whole genome shotgun sequence genome harbors these coding sequences:
- the LOC134429234 gene encoding CD48 antigen-like isoform X1: MQWKWYINSGERQKILTARRDGSVSYPRGPFHGRVKFHPGNLSLCIFPVRREDNGVYWAEFENSRVIPSRCIRVSVWDPVPQPELKSQILQRDRGRCHLSLLCSSPGNVSYSWACAEDGPEPVPGQIPGQIPGQIPGSSSRLLRSLPEGADPQICLCNVSNPAGWSAARAALTCPGELPMGPGCG; this comes from the exons ATGCAGTGGAAATGGTACATTAATTCAGGAGAGCGGCAGAAGATCCTGACAGCCCGCAGGGATGGAAGTGTCTCCTATCCCAGAGGTCCTTTCCATGGGAGAGTGAAATTCCATCCAGGAAACCTCTCCCTGTGCATCTTCCCGGTTCGCAGGGAGGATAACGGGGTCTATTGGGCCGAGTTTGAGAATTCGCGAGTGATTCCATCCCGGTGCATCCGAGTGTCCGTGTGGG acCCCGTCCCGCAGCCGGAgctgaaatcccaaatcctgcagcGGGATCGGGGCCGGTGccacctgtccctgctctgctccagccccgggaacgtcTCCTACAGCTGGGCCTGTGCCGAGGATGGCCCGGAGCCGGTCCCGGGGCAGATCCCGGGGCAGATCCCGGGGCAGATCCCGGGCAGCTCCTCCCGGCTGCTCCGGAGCCTCCCCGAGGGCGCGGATCCCCAAATCTGCCTCTGCAACGTCAGCAACCCCGCGGGGTGGAGCGCGGCCCGCGCCgccctcacctgcccaggtgagctccccATGGGACCGGGGTGCGGCTGA
- the LOC134429234 gene encoding uncharacterized protein LOC134429234 isoform X2 — protein MQWKWEDNGVYWAEFENSRVIPSRCIRVSVWDPVPQPELKSQILQRDRGRCHLSLLCSSPGNVSYSWACAEDGPEPVPGQIPGQIPGQIPGSSSRLLRSLPEGADPQICLCNVSNPAGWSAARAALTCPGELPMGPGCG, from the exons ATGCAGTGGAAATG GGAGGATAACGGGGTCTATTGGGCCGAGTTTGAGAATTCGCGAGTGATTCCATCCCGGTGCATCCGAGTGTCCGTGTGGG acCCCGTCCCGCAGCCGGAgctgaaatcccaaatcctgcagcGGGATCGGGGCCGGTGccacctgtccctgctctgctccagccccgggaacgtcTCCTACAGCTGGGCCTGTGCCGAGGATGGCCCGGAGCCGGTCCCGGGGCAGATCCCGGGGCAGATCCCGGGGCAGATCCCGGGCAGCTCCTCCCGGCTGCTCCGGAGCCTCCCCGAGGGCGCGGATCCCCAAATCTGCCTCTGCAACGTCAGCAACCCCGCGGGGTGGAGCGCGGCCCGCGCCgccctcacctgcccaggtgagctccccATGGGACCGGGGTGCGGCTGA